The nucleotide sequence GATACTGTTAgtaccttaagaaaaaaaaagaacaattcatttttatatcattttactaTTTATACCATAATCACATTAAAATTGGCAGAACTCCCATGACAGATAGGACAGAGACCTGTCATGCAAGGAAAAATAGTGAAGGTTTCATAAAGCTTGAGAGGAAGCACCAGGGTTACACAGGACGGCGGCAGCACTCTCAGACAACAGTGCCCCAGTGTCGGAGCAGGAAGGAAGCGGGCTGCTACAGCAACAGCTGGCCCGAGGCCACTGCTATTTCCTAAGGGGAATTTCCTAATATGCTTGGTAAGCAGATCACTTGAACAGATGTACATGGAACAGGGTACTGCTTCTGCCGAATAAATTCTACAGGTTCCTTTGAGATTCTACAAATCCCAAGTGATAAATGGTTGCTGATTAGGATTTTGCAAAGGTAGTCCCAAAACCAACATCCAGGAAAATTTAACCACCAGTGAATTCTTAGGCCAAAAAATAAACAGCCACACATACCAAACCTACACATCGTGATTTAAGATGGTGCCATGTTAGGGCTTATGAAAGAACCAGAGCAGGAAAGATTATTCAAACAGAAGATCCTCATCCTTCTCTTCAGCCAAAAGATTAGCAGGCTCCATCACCTCGCCAGCTGCCCTCCGTTGCTCCAAGTCTTTCTCCGATTTTTCCTTGagaatctttttcttctcctgtattttctttaacCTGTAAAACAAAAGGAGGGAATTTTCTGAACACTATTTAAATTCTAAGTAGATTTGATTCCGCTAGTTTTGTAACAAGGATCATAAACATCTATAAACtagaacaaaattttatttcaattgcaGTGATCtataacccatttttaaaataaacatttgaggtagaatatatacatttataagcTAATAATGGACtttgaggagaggggagagagactaTACATGTCCTACGTGTCTGCAGAGAAAGCTCTTTTTAGAAGATCATCCCATGTGCCAATCTGAGCATAAGACTGACTGATATTCTtaacagtaaatttttttttttaaagtccctaTCCCAGACTCTAAACCTTGAGATCCATTCCTTGATAATGGAATACCTTTAGAGCACTCaggcatttattaaaattttaaatcagtttgGAACACCACAATCCTGAATGTCACTGAAGGACAGAACACAATAAGCTTTCATAATTAAGATTATAAATCACAGATGCTACTCACGATATTAAATCATAGATGGCCACATCTTCCCTGAATACAGGTCTTCACCTGTCTCCCACCATCTCTAAACCTGGCACACTGACCTCTGTACTACCGGTTTAGTGTCATCATCCCTTCCAACTCTAATTGTTCATAACCAATTTATGTACATGCCTCATTTCTCTGAGTACTGTGCTAATTCTCCAAAGGTATGATTTATATTATTACATCATGCCCCCAAGTACCTTATACTTTCTCCTGGGACATGTTCACCAtgcaatacatatttgttgattgattaattctagtttctttttatAAGGGAGACACCCGAtctaaattattatttcaatttaaagaATAATCAAGTCTATGAATAGTTTCCCCTAAGGGCCTAACTTCTTGGAGATGCcgtattttaaatatgtgcaaaACTTGGCACAGATTAGTCTCCAGAACCTTCGCCAATATTATGTCTCTTGCTTCGCATTTATCAGAATGAAATACAGGCTGTGTTAATTCTAAAGAACATAAGCCAAGAGTCTCTGAGCAACTTGAGGCTTTAGAGtatgaaaaacaagaaattatCCGTAACTGCCAACAATTCCAACAAACCTATAGAACTCTTCTCGCTCCCTCTCATCCAGCTCTGTGATGATATAAGCAAGGGTACGTTCAATCCGGGGAATGATGActaggggtaaaaaaaaaatatatgtgagaaCTTCAGACCTTTTTTCAAGTTGCCAATGTTCCTCTGTATAACAGTTACTTTTTCTAATTGTAAAATTAATGTACATTtaatgcagaaaacaaaaacaaaaaattaagtataatCCAACCATCCTAAAATAACGACTGTATTTTGGTATATGCCCTGCTAGTGTCCTTTCTATGGACAGATAACATACACAATACACACAACACAATTCTATGGACCACAATATACACAATATTGAATATACTGAATTTATATGAATATACAACACTGAACCACAGatgttaatttaaatataaattgcaATCCCTGTTAAAAAGTAGATCATCAAGCAGAGAGCATGAACTAAGTTGAGTTTTGGGTGTGTCGTAAGGTGCTTCACAGAGAATTTGCCTCTGCTTCTAAAATGTGAACTCACTGAGAGCTGAAGCTATCACCTCATCCGATCTGTTTTGCTTGAGGTTCCATTTACAAGGCCTGGCACCAGCAACTGGTCAGGAAATGTgcgtggaaattttaaaaatgaggtaacTTCCTCTTATTTAACAAAGAGTGCAAAATAACTTCTTTGCTGTTCAAAATCTGATCCTTTCTTACCTTAAAATTGAATGTTTCTTTAATGAAAACAGGGTTTCTTGAATGGAAGTATTGTGCCGACACTAAGCACGTGACAGAATGATGAAAGAGGTGGGAAATAAATGCACCAAATGGGACAATGTTTAGGAatcaaggagaagagcaggacaTAAGGCCTACAGGAAAGGGATTTAAAGTTAAGCACGCAATGTGTTCAAAAAGATTACTGAATCACTGGAAAGAGCTAAAGAACACACTAGgccttttgaaaaatagtttcatCCTTTATTCATAACCAGAAATGAATGAACACTTCAGAATTTTTAACTTAGCATTTCCTTATGTATATGGATTTGGGAGGAGTCACACAACTCTCTTAAAGCACTTACAACTAACACCTCCCTGTGCTGACTCCACAGCCCAGCCTGCTGCGAATGCGGCACGGGCTTGTCACCATGTGATCAGTGCCTGGTTCCCACGCAAATGTGGAGCTACAGACAAGCGAACGAACAAAGAAAGCCTCACAGCAGCTTACACTCACCATGTTCAATGGCATTTACCCGCCTGTTGGTGATCTTAATGGCTTCATCCAAAGTAACAAAGGAAGTCTAAAATAAGAGGACAAATTAGCAATTTAAGCATGAGTTTTCCTAATCATATCCTATTCACTTGGCTTTACGCAGACTGCACCTGTAGAGAACATGTGGAAACCAAGACTACTTTTCAACGATTCCCAAAGAGTTAACATTACTTCCAGTCTATTACTGTTTAAAACAttcaatttaaacatttaaatttaacaattaaacaattaaatataaatttaaaaatttaaattttaaacattcaattttaaaatttaaatcttaaattttaattttaaattttaaacattcaattttaaacatttaaaactgtttaaaacaTTCAATTTTAAGGCAATCTGTTTACTTCAGATTTGCCTAAAGTTATAAAAATGGCAACGGGAAGGAATCAGGctctattacacacacacacatacacacacacacattaagtgGCCACAAAGCGGGGGAAAATAGCTTTCAAGCATCAACCAAGTTgtgtttacatttaaatctaGTATTGACTGTTGCTGTTCTCACCCACCAAAGAGTGAAGCTCTACCAAGGCACATGCGTTTTGATCGTCATCAGCAGGGATAATGGTGTGGAAGCCACCACCTCAGAAATCAAAACATCTCTGGGCTTGTCTCccataaaatcatgaaaacagcCTAAAGCACGAAGTGCAGGATGCTCTGATTCAAGCCGTGAGTCCTCCCCAAAGGACTCTAAGATATCGGACTAGACCCAGAGCTCTGGCTCTTTTGTTACTCACCTGCAGTGAAGCTAGTTCcaccagtaattccactgctttGGCgtaattcctctttaatttagCCAACTGTTCCCCACCTCTGGCTAAACCAGTCAGCTCGTAACCTGAAAGAACCAGTCAGACAACATTTGTCATTACGGAGTAATCTTCCCCATAAATTTCCCCAAAAGAAGTcagactagggcgcctgggtggctgactaggttaagcctctacttttggctcaggtcatgatctcagggtcctgggatcgagccccacatcaggctctcggctcaacagggagcttgtttcccctctctctgcctactagtgatctctctctctctctcaaataaataaataaataatcttaaaaaaaaaaaaaagtcagactaaTACCACACAGGGAGAAACAAATTCACTGACCCCCGTTTAATGCAACGTGACGTACCCAACCCACTCCCCAGGCCATGCTGAACGGTcaatatgtttgttttttctgaagTGAGATTTTCAGCATTTACGTTTTTATTGAAAGtacagttaaaatacagtgtaatattagtttcaggtgttcaatatagTGATTGGACACTTCTTCGGCGCAGTGCCTGGTGCTTATCACAAGAGCGCTCCTTACCCTCCACCGCCTAAGTCACCCCGCCCTTGCCccgcagccatcagtttgttctctcgaGTTAGGAGTAACAGTGAACCGAGTTAGGAGTAACAGTGAACGGGTTTTTCTTCCCAAGGAAACTATTCTAAATATAACTACAGGAGAAGCTTTTAACCAACCTCCACTTTATCACACTGGCCCCACTGCCTCACACCAATAGCACAGTGCCACGCCGGTAACAGGTGACTCCAGCTCGCTCCACTTCTTCACTGGGGCTACCCTGAACACTCTATGTGCACCAGTGGGAGAGGAGGGCCAAAAACTGTCTCTATGAAAAGAACTTGATTACTCTGGAAAGACTCAATAATGTGTTACTACCCCAAAAATGCTACCAAATTAGAAAATgctaaaacaacttttaaaaattgagaatgaGCTATAAAATCTAGGAGATTTAGCATTCAGACTGCATCACAGAGAGACCTTATATTACTTTAAAGAAACTCAAACTGGAAATTATAAACAATGCATTATGGGTGTAGTTTATGCAGAAAGACAACACAGAAGTCTAATTAGCGGATTCATACTCAAAGGCCACggccttgtattttttttaatggcaaatgactgtatgtttatgtatttctaggttgaaataaagtattttaggACATTATAATGTTTTATAACTCTCTGCCATAACACTTTTGTTAACTAACTCCTACCCTAAGTGTTCCATATGAGGATGCTAACACTGGAACCACTAAACTCTAAGAAAGTCTATTCCAGCACCCATTTTGCAGAAAAAGATTCCTCTGAAGAGGAATCTGGAGAACCCAGAGACATACTACCGAAGTGTCACACTTACTATCAGTTCCTTCATGGTAATGTTCAAACACTGGCAAAGTAACACCTGTTAAAACACAGAAACATGTAGGTTCACAAACATGTCCTTGAAGTACTGTTTCTTAATCACCACTGTTTGTGGTGTTTCTTTCTCAGCAAATACTCAAAAGTCAAGAGACTATCTGGAACTTAACTGGTTTCAATGAATTTAGGAAACTGGTACCCTAAGTGTTCACTCCTATTTAATAACCAAATTATCCTGAGTAATAAGAGCTCAAGTTGttacagttttctttcctttcagttttgAGGTATatgtaaaatgcagaaaaaaatgcacatagtTAATGTACAGATGTTGATGAAATTAGATATATGTATACACCTATgataccatcaccacaatcaaggtaaTAAACTTACCACCTCCAAAAGATCTGTGTCCCTTttcttgtttgtgtgtgtgtatatgtgtgtgtgtgttaatactCAACACAAGATTTACCCGAAGTTTTTAAATACACAACACTGCACTGCTAACTACAGGCACCACATTGTACAGCCAATCTCTAGAATGGATTCACCGTGTATAGCTCACTTTATCCCCATTTCCCCCGCCCCCATCCTCCGGCAACCGCCAGTTACAAAGATTCTAACATGTAAAGCAATTCAACTTGTTCTAAGTAGAAGAGACTAATTAGGACATGAAGATCTTGCTGTATAATcaggttcattttttaaatgtcatctttTCTTCCGAAGGATTCTAAAGCATTGAAAAATTACCTGCTACGTTATCTTTCTTAGCTCGGATCTTCACTTGGGCTTTATTAACATTCTGGATAACTGTGGTGCTGCggaaaaagaaaaggccttgATTGTTGAGATTTTAGAGTAAGAAATAAAACTACAGGGACCCATCAGGTAGTTTCAACAGGGTGAGATGGCACAAGTATGTTTGGTAACTGTCTTTCCAGCAAAAAATCACTGCTACCAGAGTAGGGTCTCAGAGAGCAAAGGATGAACAACACTCAAAACATGAccacaagaaaacaagaaagaacacGATTGCTTGAGTTTTCAGTTAGGCATGTGGTGCCACAGGTATGACATTAAGGATTTTTATTCAGGTAATGTAATTTAGAGACAACTTCCTTCTAGGTTTGCTATCCAAACTTCTAGATGTGGCTTAGTAGGACTTCGATCCCCTTACCCTAGAACGTAACTCCCATCAGGTTTTGTCAGACTCCCCAACCTGTTCTTACTAAAAAACTGTTTTCACCATAACCACCCTCGGACGCATTCACACACCACTTACATACTACTGAGTCTCTCCCACCGCCAGAAAAGTCAATGCAAGCGGCTCTTCTACCAAcactgacaaaaattaaaatccatCTCTTCAAGAGGACCTATGCCCCTGAGGCTGTCAGACCTGCCAGCAAAGGCTCCTGAATAACACAGACCGGGAATGGAGACACTGCGCCACTGGGTAAagacaactaaaataaaaaaacccggAAAATGAATTCCACCTCTGTCCCCAGATAGCCATTTGACCTCAGGAAGGCAGTgaatttaaaggatgaaaaagaacATTTGCCTGGTTTATCACACAAGCTTATCTGGGGAGAACCACACAACATAACTGGCAAAACCCCCTTGGAAAGCAAAAACTAAACCATTTTACACGCTTTGTATATAAAGCATACGCTGACAGGACAAAAGCCTTAGAATTCATGCCCTCTAAACCAATTCCATTCTCAAACTTATCCTAAGGAAATATTGCTACAGAAACTAAAATATCTATGCATGAAAATGTTCATGGcatcttttttaatattccccAAATCTGAAAATCAACCCGAAAGTTCACCATTAGGAGAAAGAGCTAATAAATTATGCACAACTAGAGAAAGGCTATACAGCTACGTGAAAATAAGGATGTTTATGATACAATGTTAAATGAAAACGGCCTACAGAATGTTAAGTATCCTATGCCTACAACTCTGTACCAGACAGAAGTGGGTGATAATAAAGACACTGGTGTTAGGGTCACAAAGTAATAATAAAGAACACTTCTAACACCATCATTTATCTTTAATGCTTAGATGTTTTTTGAGAGTAGCTTTTAAGGGAAATTATGAACATGAAAGCACTGTGATTTTTCAAAACACCCCATTAAGTCTTCTTACCTGAAGTCCCCTGCTGTGAACTTGGCCTCAGCAAGTGAGAAGGCAGCTTCTCTCATCACTTCACCCATCAACATTTTAGTCTGGAAAAGCATAAACCAAGAAATAATTCAACCACGTTTCTtacaaggattaaaaaaaataaaataaaataaaatcacattcctTTAATAACCAGTATTTGATACCAGGTTTCTGTCTAAAATACtgacttgaggggcgcctgggtggctcagtgggttaaagcctcagcagggagcctgcttcctcctctctctctgcctacttgtgatctctctctgtcaaataaataaataaaatctttaaaaaaaaaaatactgacttgATAACAAAAATACCCAATTGTGCTTGAACAGTTTTGGTTATGGTCACTAACAGTACAATACCATGTGTTCTATAATTAAAACATCAGAATAAAGacatcaagaaatagaaaactatcTTCGCTGAAGGACCCATCTTATTCCTGAATGGGCCTATATTAATGTGCTCAAATTAATCTCTCAAATtcactgacagaaaaaaaatttttttttaaagatttatttatttgacagagggaacgcaagcaggggagtgggagagggagaagcaggcttcccgccaagcagggagcccgatgcagggcccaatcccacaaccccaggaccatgatctgagccgaaggcagacactcaaccagctgagctacccaggtgcccctgtgcagaGAAAATCTTAATGGCATAGTGATTCTAATATAAACCTGGACTatttaaagtttgaaaaaaatccaacaatctttttgaaagaaaaaaagggcaaaTGGGCAGTGTTGCcaagtattaaaaataagaaaatacatccaATACAGGgacaaaataaatcaatgaacTATAACAGAGTTCAGAAAAAGTCACAGGTCTCTATGGAAATTTAGTAACATGAAGAGACCATGCACCTGGCCGCCCACTTACAAAACGAGCTTGTCCCTACCTCCTTACATCACACACTTCAGAAattcttaaagtttaaaaaaaaaaaaactataaaacatagaatattttcttaatcttttttaggCCTTTCTAAGAATTATTTATAACGCAaaagctgtatttaaaaaaaaaaaaaagacttaacagATTTgaccaagtatttttttaaaaaggctagagaaaaatattattaGCATTTTACACAGAATATTTGTAGAACTTcgacagaaagataaataaaagaaattcaccAAGAAAATCAAATCATctgtaaacatgaaaaaatgctcaacctA is from Mustela lutreola isolate mMusLut2 chromosome 7, mMusLut2.pri, whole genome shotgun sequence and encodes:
- the ATP6V1D gene encoding V-type proton ATPase subunit D, which gives rise to MSGKDRIEIFPSRMAQTIMKARLKGAQTGRNLLKKKSDALTLRFRQILKKIIETKMLMGEVMREAAFSLAEAKFTAGDFSTTVIQNVNKAQVKIRAKKDNVAGVTLPVFEHYHEGTDSYELTGLARGGEQLAKLKRNYAKAVELLVELASLQTSFVTLDEAIKITNRRVNAIEHVIIPRIERTLAYIITELDEREREEFYRLKKIQEKKKILKEKSEKDLEQRRAAGEVMEPANLLAEEKDEDLLFE